Proteins encoded within one genomic window of Hermetia illucens chromosome 2, iHerIll2.2.curated.20191125, whole genome shotgun sequence:
- the LOC119649304 gene encoding probable deoxyhypusine synthase: MSSEPLSANNAVLVHSEKLPENTPIVSGYEWNNGIDYSALLNGYINCGFQATNFGKAILEINRMLDCREKPLDEESSESFEEDDFIRRKSNCTIFLGYTSNMASCGARETIRFLVEHKMVDCIVTTAGGVEEDIIKCLAPTYIGSFELPGKRLREQGINRIGNLLVPNDNYCKFENWLMPLLDEMLVDQQTKNILWTPSRIIQRLGERINDTSSIYYWAAKNKIPVFSPALTDGSLGDMMYFHSYRNPGLVVDILSDLRRLNSMAVKAKNTGMIIVGGGLIKHHICNANLMRNGADYAVFVNSASEFDGSDSGARPDEAVSWGKIKKEADPVKIYSEATLVLPLLVGETFAKRHFQKQNKNKV; the protein is encoded by the exons ATGTCTAGTGAGCCACTCTCAGCGAATAATGCTGTTTTGGTACACAGCGAAAAGCTTCCGGAAAACACTCCCATCGTGTCCGGTTATGAATGGAATAATGGCATCGATTATTCCGCTTTATTGAATGGCTACATCAACTGCGGCTTCCAGGCAACGAATTTTGGAAAAGCGATATTGGAGATCAATAGAATG TTGGACTGCCGAGAGAAACCACTGGACGAGGAGTCGTCTGAGTCATTCGAGGAAGACGACTTCATAAGAAGAAAATCGAAttgcaccatatttttggggtacACATCAAATATGGCATCGTGCGGCGCGAGGGAGACCATCCGCTTCCTTGTGGAGCATAAAATGGTTGACTGCATAGTAACGACGGCTGGTGGAGTCGAGGAGGACATCATTAAGTGCTTAGCGCCAACATATATAG GATCGTTTGAATTACCCGGGAAGCGATTGAGGGAGCAGGGCATCAATCGCATAGGCAATCTTCTCGTACCTAACGACAACTATTGCAAGTTCGAGAACTGGCTCATGCCGCTCTTGGACGAGATGTTGGTTGATCAACAAACGAAAAACATTCTATGGACCCCGTCGAGAATCATTCAACGGTTAGGCGAACGTATTAACGACACATCGTCCATTTATTATTGGGCGGCGAAAAACAAAATTCCTGTTTTTAGTCCAGCGTTGACAGATGGCAGCCTGGGCGACATGATGTACTTCCATTCGTATCGAAATCCGGGATTGGTAGTTGATATTCTTTCTGATTTGAGGCGCTTGAACTCGATGGCTGTGAAAGCAAAAAATACTGGAATGATCATTGTGGGTGGTGGTCTGATAAAACACCACATTTGCAATGCGAACCTGATGAGAAATGGAGCAGATTATGCTGTCTTCGTAAATTCTGCGTCAGAGTTCGATGGAAGCGACAGTGGGGCGCGCCCCGACGAAGCCGTGTCCTGGGGGAAGATAAAGAAGGAAGCGGATCCAGTCAAGATCTACTCCGAGGCTACCTTAGTATTACCACTTTTAGTAGGTGAAACATTTGCAAAACGACATTTtcagaaacaaaataaaaataaggtaTAA
- the LOC119649305 gene encoding programmed cell death protein 2, with protein MEAAGVDLGFAEECDPYLLTNRYFPSKVGGKPAWLDLKNIPKPEDLQCRLCNEPMNFLCQVYAPIESDPDAFHRTIFLFICKSSACNKPNSAQNLKAFRSQLKRQNDFYSPIAPDEEEELPAIECPSSLCKVCGCLGPMKCSLCKNAFYCSKSHQREDWRNGHKMICKENSQSTEPTTSTIPFPEFDIEIEPEHENAQTQSEDDEEAEARRQKEYEELVKEGKTGNLSEISETELAKYASADDGDKVFGQFKKRIAASPEQILRYHRNGEPLLITKPCTDDFLVAPDCENCGSKRIFEFQIMPQLLNYLKEEILDWGTIGVYTCSESCSTSSKYVEEHVIKQDIVSEPANEQSL; from the exons ATGGAAGCAGCCGGCGTAGACTTAGGATTCGCGGAGGAATGTGATCCCTATCTCCTCACCAATCGCTACTTCCCCAGTAAAGTTGGTGGGAAGCCTGCTTGGTTGGACTTGAAGAACATACCGAAACCGGAGGATCTCCAGTGCCGCCTTTGCAATGAACCCATGAACTTCCTTTGCCAG GTTTATGCACCAATCGAGAGTGACCCTGATGCATTTCACCGCACAATATTCCTTTTCATCTGTAAATCTAGTGCATGTAATAAACCAAATTCTGCACA AAATCTAAAAGCTTTCCGCAGTCAACTCAAAAggcaaaatgatttttattcTCCTATCGCTCCCGACGAGGAAGAGGAATTG CCCGCCATCGAATGTCCCTCAAGTCTGTGCAAGGTGTGCGGCTGTCTAGGTCCAATGAAGTGCTCGCTATGCAAAAATGCCTTCTATTGCTCAAAATCTCATCAGCGGGAGGACTGGAGAAATGGCCACAAGATGATTTGCAAGGAGAACTCTCAATCAACTGAGCCGACGACGTCAACGATTCCATTCCCTGAATTCGATATTGAAATTGAACCAGAACACGAAAACGCACAAACTCAGAGTGAAGATGACGAGGAAGCAGAAGCCCGCCGACAGAAGGAGTACGAGGAGTTGGTAAAAGAAGGGAAAACAGGAAATTTGAGTGAAATCTCTGAGACGGAATTAGCGAAATATGCATCAGCGGATGACGGTGACAAAGTATTCGGACAGTTTAAGAAAAGAATAgctgctagtcctgagcagatttTACGATACCATCGCAACGGGGAACCACTTCTCATTACCAAGCCATGTACTGATGATTTTCTTGTGGCACCCGATTGTGAGAACTGCGGTAGCAAAAGAATATTTGAATTCCAGATCATGCCACAGCTCCTGAACTACCTGAAGGAAGAAATCCTCGACTGGGGGACAATCGGTGTATATACGTGCAGTGAAAGTTGCAGTACTAGCTCCAAATACGTTGAGGAGCATGTTATCAAGCAAGATATTGTAAGTGAGCCAGCGAATGAGCAGTCATTGTAG